One segment of Drosophila ananassae strain 14024-0371.13 chromosome 3R, ASM1763931v2, whole genome shotgun sequence DNA contains the following:
- the LOC6507575 gene encoding uncharacterized protein LOC6507575, with protein sequence MSRCAYLLCLLFLASSCLISSASAGRSNYGRRYKTTEAPTTTTTPPPTPKEYLDSRAGISTFGIIAIIFTVIVVCLVFYYGIICYPLLCRDEKKYRFMDVSSTITAATSRSIQSIENYPDQKHHHQLA encoded by the exons atgtcTCGCTGTGCGTACCTGCTTTGCTTGCTGTTCTTAG CTTCCAGTTGCCTGATTTCCAGTGCGAGCGCAGGGAGAAGTAATTATGGAAGGAGATACAAAACGACCGAGGcgcccaccaccaccaccacgccCCCGCCGACGCCAAAGGAGTATCTGGACAGTCGGGCCGGAATCTCGACATTTGGCATTATCGCCATCATCTTCACGGTGATAGTTGTATGCCTGGTCTTCTACTACGGCATCATCTGCTACCCGTTGCTCTGTCGGGACGAGAAGAAGTATCGCTTCATGGACGTGTCCTCCACCATTACGGCGGCCACTTCGCGTTCCATCCAATCTATAGAGAACTATCCGGATCAAAAGCACCACCATCAACTGGCCTGA
- the LOC6503320 gene encoding protein disulfide-isomerase A6 homolog — MRQLSTILILAFIAGSAYGFYSPSDGVVELTSSNFDREVLKDDAIWVVEFYAPWCGHCQNLVPEYKKLAKALKGVVKVGSVNADADSSLGGQFGVRGFPTIKIFGANKKTPTDYNGQRTAKAIAEAALAEAKKKVQAAFGGGSSSSGGGSSSSGDDVIELTEDNFDKLVLNSDDIWLVEFFAPWCGHCKNLAPEWASAAKQLKGKVKLGALDATAHQSKAAEYNVRGYPTIKFFPAGSKRASDAEEYSGGRTASDIVSWASDKHVANVPAPELIEITNESTFDSACEGKPLCVVSVLPHILDCDAKCRNKFLDILRTLGEKYKQKLWGWAWAEGGQQPALEESLEVGGFGYPAMAVVNFKKMKFSVLKGSFSKDGINEFLRDISYGRGHTAPVRGAKKPDIVSVDPWDGKDGQLPTEEDIDLSDIDLDDVAKDEL, encoded by the exons ATGCGACAGCTGT CGACCATTTTAATACTGGCTTTCATAGCCGGCTCAGCCTATGGCTTCTATTCCCCCTCAGACGGCGTTGTGGAACTGACGTCCTCCAATTTCGATCGGGAGGTGTTGAAAGACGACGCCATCTGGGTTGTGGAGTTCTATGCCCCGTGGTGCGGTCACTGCCAGAACCTGGTGCCGGAGTACAAGAAGCTAGCCAAGGCTCTCAAGGGAGTGGTTAAAGTGGGCTCCGTTAACGCTGATGCCGATAGCAGTCTAGGCGGACAGTTTGGTGTACGTGGCTTCCCCACCATCAAGATTTTCGGCGCCAATAAAAAGACGCCCACTGATTACAATGGCCAGCGGACGGCAAAGGCAATTGCGGAGGCGGCGCTAGCGGAAGcgaagaagaaggtgcaggCTGCTTTCGGCGGTGGTTCCAGCTCATCCGGCGGCGGTTCCAGCTCATCCGGCGATGATGTCATTGAACTTACGGAAGACAACTTCGACAAGCTGGTTCTCAACTCTGACGACATCTGGCTGGTGGAGTTCTTTGCCCCGTGGTGCGGCCACTGCAAGAATCTGGCCCCCGAATGGGCTAGCGCTGCCAAACAGCTCAAGGGCAAGGTCAAGTTGGGCGCCCTCGACGCCACCGCCCACCAGAGCAAGGCCGCCGAGTACAATGTACGCGGCTATCCCACTATTAAGTTCTTCCCGGCTGGATCCAAGCGTGCCAGCGATGCTGAGGAGTACAGTGGTGGACGCACTGCCTCTGATATTGTGTCCTGGGCTAGCGACAAGCATGTGGCCAATGTCCCAGCTCCCGAGCTGATCGAAATCACCAACGAGTCGACCTTTGATAGCGCTTGCGAGGGCAAGCCTCTGTGCGTGGTGTCCGTGCTTCCCCACATTCTGGACTGCGATGCCAAGTGCCGTAACAAGTTCCTCGACATTCTCCGCACCCTGGGAGAGAAGTACAAGCAGAAACTCTGGGGCTGGGCCTGGGCCGAGGGTGGTCAGCAGCCGGCACTCGAGGAATCCCTGGAAGTGGGCGGATTCGGCTATCCTGCCATGGCAGTTGTTAACTTCAAGAAAATGAAATTCTCCGTTCTGAAGGGTTCCTTCTCCAAGGACGGCATCAATGAGTTCCTGCGCGACATCTCCTACGGACGCGGCCATACGGCTCCCGTTCGTGGCGCCAAGAAGCCCGATATCGTTTCCGTGGATCCCTGGGATGGTAAGGACGGCCAGCTACCCACCGAAGAGGACATCGATCTTAGCGACATCGACCTGGACGACGTTGCTAAGGATGAGCTGTAG